A window of the Lactuca sativa cultivar Salinas chromosome 7, Lsat_Salinas_v11, whole genome shotgun sequence genome harbors these coding sequences:
- the LOC111893969 gene encoding uncharacterized protein LOC111893969, whose amino-acid sequence MERVFSKVRNLDAYPKINEDFYSRTLSGGVITVVSSIAMFLLFFSELGIYLHTTTETKLVVDTSRGEKLHINFDITFPAVSCTLLSLDAMDISGEQHLDIRHDIIKKRIDSTGHVIEERKEGIGGPQIEKPLQRHGGRLEHNETYCGSCFGAEATDDECCNSCEEVREAYRRKGWGMTNPDLIDQCKREGFAQKIKDEEGEGCNIYGSLEVNKVAGNFHFIKSFHQSSIHIPDLLAFQEDSYNISHKINKLAFGSYYPGIVNPLDGVHWFQVSPNGMYQYFIKVVPTIYTNIRGYTIQSNQFSVTEHYKTPEVGRRSLPGVFFFYDLSPIKVTFTETHISFLHFMTNVCAIVGGIFTVAGIVDSFVYHGHKALRKKMEIGKLG is encoded by the exons ATGGAGAGGGTTTTCAGTAAAGTTCGGAATTTGGATGCCTACCCTAAAATTAATGAGGATTTTTACAGCCGTACGCTCTCCGGCGGCGTTATTACCGTCGTCTCTTCCATCGCTATGTTCCTTCTTTTCTTCTCTGAACTCG GGATATATCTCCACACTACCACTGAAACAAAGCTTGTAGTTGATACTTCAAGAGGAGAAAAACTACATATTAAT TTTGATATCACATTTCCAGCTGTTTCATGTACACTACTCAGTCTTGATGCCATGGATATCAGTGGAGAACAACATCTTGACATT AGACATGATATAATAAAGAAAAGAATCGACTCTACTGGACATGTTATTGAAGAGAGAAAAGAAGGAATTGGTGGCCCTCAG ATTGAGAAGCCTTTGCAAAGACATGGTGGAAGGCTTGAGCATAATGAAACTTATTGTGGTTCATGTTTTGGTGCAGAAGCG ACAGATGATGAATGTTGTAATTCATGTGAAGAAGTTCGTGAAGCATATAGAAGAAAAGGTTGGGGTATGACAAATCCTGATTTGATTGATCAG TGTAAAAGGGAAGGATTTGCTCAAAAGATTAAAGATGAAGAAGGTGAAGGATGCAATATTTATGGATCTTTGGAAGTTAACAAAGTGGCTGGAaattttcatttcataaaaagtttTCATCAATCGAGTATTCATATCCCAGATTTGTTGGCTTTTCAAGAGGACAGTTATAAT ATAAGTCACAAGATAAATAAATTAGCTTTTGGAAGCTATTATCCTGGGATTGTAAATCCTCTTGATGG GGTGCATTGGTTTCAAGTATCTCCAAATGGAATGTATCAGTACTTTATAaag GTGGTACCAACGATTTACACGAACATTAGAGGCTACACCATTCAATCAAATCag TTTTCTGTTACTGAACACTATAAGACCCCAGAAGTTGGCAGAAGGTCTCTCCCTGGTGTTTTCTTCTTCTATGACCTTTCTCCAATtaag GTGACATTTACAGAAACACATATCTCCTTCTTACATTTCATGACAAATGTGTGTGCCATTGTTGGAG gaATCTTTACAGTTGCAGGGATTGTGGATTCGTTTGTTTACCATGGTCATAAGGCTTTAAGGAAGAAGATGGAAATTGGAAAATTgggctaa
- the LOC111893967 gene encoding uncharacterized protein LOC111893967, producing MMGTNGNNNNNHSKNKKKKNNKRGGTKKRMTVEQSLAYKSVSEWVYLDTIPSSANSAIAIDDDFKVKLVHTKVSAEKLVFELHSHSICSDGFLSPSKLVERAHQYGVKVLSLTDHDTMAGIPQALEAARRVGIKIIPGVEISTIFTPRTESGSEEPVHVLAYYSCCGPANFQKVDEFLGNIREGRYLRAKNMISKLNKLKLPLRWENVEKIAGDGVAPGRLHVARAMVEAGHVENLKQAFSRYLYDGGPAYSTGSEPDAEVAVKLICETGGVAVLAHPWALKNPVAIIRRLKEAGLHGLEVYRSDGKLAAFNDLAETYNLLKLGGSDYHARGGNSESALGSVSLPVVAVHEFLKVARPIWCGAIKNTVDRYVNDPTESNLQHILRYAKIKLAKNGVTLLNHNVELIHECLSQWLTDEEQKSANFEVIRDVLENQGGGCDCEAII from the exons ATGATGGGTACCAACGgtaacaataacaacaatcattccaagaacaagaagaagaagaacaacaaGCGTGGTGGAACGAAGAAAAGGATGACAGTGGAACAATCTCTTGCTTACAAATCCGTAAGTGAATGGGTTTATTTGGATACTATACCTTCGTCGGCGAATTCCGCAATCGCCATCGACGATGATTTCAAGGTCAAGTTGGTTCACACCAAGGTTTCTGCTGAAAAATTGGTGTTTGAATTGCATTCGCATTCGATTTGTAGCGATGGATTCTTGTCCCCTTCGAAACTTGTCGAAAGAGCTCATCAATATGGG GTAAAAGTCCTTTCTCTTACGGATCATGATACAATGGCCGGAATCCCTCAAGCCCTAGAAGCAGCCCGACGGGTCGGAATCAAAATCATCCCTGGAGTCGAAATCAGTACCATTTTCACCCCAAG AACCGAATCCGGATCAGAAGAACCCGTTCATGTCCTGGCGTATTACAGCTGCTGCGGACCTGCAAATTTCCAAAAAGTAGATGAATTTCTAGGTAACATAAGAGAAGGGCGTTACCTTCGTGCAAAGAACATGATCTCAAAATTGAACAAACTCAAGTTACCTCTCCGATGGGAGAATGTTGAAAAGATCGCCGGTGATGGTGTTGCTCCGGGAAGACTGCATGTAGCTCGAGCTATGGTCGAAGCCGGACATGTTGAAAATTTGAAACAAGCTTTTAGTCGTTATCTTTATGATGGAGGTCCTGCTTATTCCAC TGGGAGTGAGCCGGATGCTGAGGTGGCGGTGAAGTTGATATGTGAGACGGGTGGGGTGGCGGTTTTGGCTCATCCATGGGCGTTGAAGAACCCGGTTGCTATTATTAGAAGGTTGAAAGAAGCTGGATTACATGGTTTAGAGGTTTATAGAAGTGATGGGAAATTAGCAG CTTTTAATGATTTAGCGGAAACATACAATCTTCTAAAGCTCGGTGGTTCAGACTACCATGCAAGGGGTGGCAACAGTGAGTCGGCTCTAGGAAGCGTGAGCCTACCGGTGGTGGCGGTTCATGAATTTCTAAAAGTGGCTCGACCGATTTGGTGTGGTGCGATCAAGAACACGGTTGACCGATATGTCAATGATCCAACCGAATCGAACCTACAACATATCTTGAGATATGCCAAGATCAAATTAGCCAAAAATGGTGTTACTCTTTTGAATCATAATGTTGAACTCATTCACGAGTGTCTTTCTCAATGGTTAACTGATGAAGAACAAAAGAGTGCTAATTTTGAAGTGATTAGAGATGTTTTAGAGAATCAAGGGGGAGGATGTGATTGTGAAGCTATTATATAG